CAGCTCGGGCGATGCGCCCATCAGCACGGCGATGCCGACGGCGCTGACGATCGCGGTCACGCAGCCGGACAGCAGCGCGCACGCGAGGGGAAACAGGCCGCGGCGCAAGCGCGGCACCTGGCGCGCGAGCGGCACCGCGAGGGCGACGGTCGCGGGGCCGAGCAGGAAGTGAACGAACTGCGCGCCGGCGAAATAGCGCTGATACGACATGCCGCTGGCCGCCAGCACGAGGCTCACGAGCGCGATCGCGATGGCGACGGGGTTCGCCAGCGGCGAAAAGCCGCAGCGCGCATACACCCATTGCGCGAACACGTAGGCGCACAACGTGATCGTGAGGCCCAGCAGCGGCGACGCGGACAGGTAGACCCAGAAGTGGGTGAGTTCTTCGAAGTTAAACATCGCCGCCCTCCTTCTTCTCG
This genomic stretch from Massilia putida harbors:
- a CDS encoding LrgB family protein encodes the protein MFNFEELTHFWVYLSASPLLGLTITLCAYVFAQWVYARCGFSPLANPVAIAIALVSLVLAASGMSYQRYFAGAQFVHFLLGPATVALAVPLARQVPRLRRGLFPLACALLSGCVTAIVSAVGIAVLMGASPELARSLGPKSATTPIAMAVSEHLGGVPALTAVLVICTGIFGAVTARFLMNALRIESHAARGLALGVASHGIGTARAFQVSPEMGAYAGLGMGMNGVLTALLAPWLVPLLLGWMGQ